The Campylobacter ureolyticus ACS-301-V-Sch3b genomic sequence ACTCATCACCCAAATTTGTATAGTAAAGCCCACCATCAGTTAAACAGCCATCAACATCTAAAAAAATAATTTCTATCATAAAAACGCCCTTTTATAAAACGCCTTTTGTACTAGGAATTCCCATTTTTTCATTTTTAGTTAAAGCTCTTCTTAGTGCAACTGCAAAGGCTTTAAAAGTTGCTTCTGCTATGTGATGTTTGTTACTTCCTCTTAATTTTATAAGATGAAGTGTAATGCCTGCATTAAAAGCAACAGCTCTAAAAAACTCTTCTATCAACTCAGCATCAAATTCGCCTATTAAGCCCTCTTTTATGCTATCATAAACTAAAAAAGCTCTATTTGAGATATCTAAATCACAACTTACTGCACTTTCATCCATTACAACAACTGAATTTGAATATCTTTCAATATTTTTCACTGGATAAATTTGCTCTTTTAAAGCCATTCCTAAAACTATACCAATATCTTCAACGCTATGATGAAAATCAACCTCTATATCGCCATCACACTCTACTTCTAAATCCATTAAAGAGTGTTTTGCAAAAGCTTCAAGCATATGGTTTAAAAAACCTATTTTAGTATTTATTTTGCTTTTTCCAGTTCCATAAATTTCTAATTTAAGCTTTATTTTTGTCTCTTTTGTATTTCGCTCTATCATACTAAACCCCTATTGTCTAACTATAAAAGCGCCATCTAAATGATATGAACTATGAGCAAAATCTCTTGCTTCATCTTCGCTTCTAAAACCTGTTAAAAATACCCTATGAAGCCCATCTTGATCAAATTCTTTAACTATGGCTTTATATCCACCTCTTCCATCATACTCTTTTTTGTAAACATTGGCTCCATTTATATTTCTAAACGCCCCTACTTGAACCATAAAAGTTCCGCCTATATAAATTCTTTCACTTTGCGGAGCTGTTTTGCTAATACTATGGCCATCAAATCCAACAACCTCTATAGCAACAGGAGCAGTCCCACTAGCAATCACCCCAATATCAGAAGCTGCTTTTTTAGATAAATCAATAATTCTTCCACTTACAAATGGACCTCTATCATTTATCCTTACAACTGTTGATTTTGAATTATTTAAATTTGTAACTTTTACCATTGTGTTCATAGGAAAAGTTTTATGTGCCGCTGTTTGAGCGTACATATTATATCTTTCTCCATTTGAAGTGCTTTTGCCATGAAATTTTGGTCCATACCAACTAGCTAATCCTCTTTGAGTTTCTCCTACTTCAACCTTTTGAGGATAATATGTTTTTCCATTTATTTTATAAGGTCTCATGGTAGCATGAGTACTTGGTTTTGGTTTAGAAACAACCACAGGATATGATGTTTTAGTTGAACACCCTGCTATAAAAATAGCTATAAAAAAAAGTATAAAAATATTTTTATGGTATGACAATTGTATCTCCTGCTTTAATATTTAAATCTTTTATCTCATTTGCAGCAACTAAAGTAGCCACATCAACATCAAATTTATTTGATATTGCTATTAGTGTATCACCTTTTTTTATAGTATATTCTTTGTCATCATTAAAAGCAATTATAGAAGTTGGAATTTTAAGTTTCATCCCAGCCTCTAATTCATCACTAAGATCGTTTTCTTTTATTATTTCATCTGTTGTAGTGTCCCATTTTTCAGCTATGCTTTCTATGGTCTCATTTTTTGCAACTACATGGATGTTATATGATGGAGCAAATGTATCTTCCCCTCTTATTATCTGTCCTATATAATTTAATGCATAAAGATTAAGTTTTTCCTCAGGAATGTAAAAATGATACGCGCTTTGGTCTTTTGGAGCGACAGAAGTTTTAATGTGAGGATTATACTTTTTCATCTCCTCCACGCTTAAACCTATGCTATTTCCAACACTTGCTAGACTTGTTCCACCTTGAACTTTTATTTTTTCTACTGAATTTTCTGGCCTGATATCAAGAAGTGCAACTCTTGCATCAATATTTTTTGAAATTATTGTGTTTTTAATAATTCTTTTAATGAAATTTTTAGTCTCTCTTGGTGTTTTACTACTTGTTAAAAGAGTTGAAAAATCATCATTTTTATTATTTCTTATAACTTTTTTCATACAGCCATCGCCACAATTATAAGCCATTAAAGAGATATACCACTTATCTTCAAAACTCTCATTTAAAAAGTCTAAATATTTAAAAGCTGTATCTGTTGATAAGAAAGGATCTCTTCTTTCATCGATTTGAGCATTAACATTAAGACCAAAAGATTTAGCAGTTCTAGGCATAAACTGCCACATTCCTCCAGCTTTTTTTGACGAAGTTGCTCTGTTTAAAAATTTTGACTCAACCATAGCAAGATA encodes the following:
- the hisB gene encoding imidazoleglycerol-phosphate dehydratase HisB; translation: MIERNTKETKIKLKLEIYGTGKSKINTKIGFLNHMLEAFAKHSLMDLEVECDGDIEVDFHHSVEDIGIVLGMALKEQIYPVKNIERYSNSVVVMDESAVSCDLDISNRAFLVYDSIKEGLIGEFDAELIEEFFRAVAFNAGITLHLIKLRGSNKHHIAEATFKAFAVALRRALTKNEKMGIPSTKGVL
- a CDS encoding septal ring lytic transglycosylase RlpA family protein, whose protein sequence is MSYHKNIFILFFIAIFIAGCSTKTSYPVVVSKPKPSTHATMRPYKINGKTYYPQKVEVGETQRGLASWYGPKFHGKSTSNGERYNMYAQTAAHKTFPMNTMVKVTNLNNSKSTVVRINDRGPFVSGRIIDLSKKAASDIGVIASGTAPVAIEVVGFDGHSISKTAPQSERIYIGGTFMVQVGAFRNINGANVYKKEYDGRGGYKAIVKEFDQDGLHRVFLTGFRSEDEARDFAHSSYHLDGAFIVRQ
- a CDS encoding lytic transglycosylase domain-containing protein, coding for MNKLFSIFTIFIFTITLQANTLIDEILNEFAIPNNEKNKEIVLNIEKSIDERDVSEFIKIIKSSPDNVYMVKKELEKIDAPEFLLYLAMVESKFLNRATSSKKAGGMWQFMPRTAKSFGLNVNAQIDERRDPFLSTDTAFKYLDFLNESFEDKWYISLMAYNCGDGCMKKVIRNNKNDDFSTLLTSSKTPRETKNFIKRIIKNTIISKNIDARVALLDIRPENSVEKIKVQGGTSLASVGNSIGLSVEEMKKYNPHIKTSVAPKDQSAYHFYIPEEKLNLYALNYIGQIIRGEDTFAPSYNIHVVAKNETIESIAEKWDTTTDEIIKENDLSDELEAGMKLKIPTSIIAFNDDKEYTIKKGDTLIAISNKFDVDVATLVAANEIKDLNIKAGDTIVIP